From the Ostrinia nubilalis chromosome 8, ilOstNubi1.1, whole genome shotgun sequence genome, one window contains:
- the LOC135073932 gene encoding uncharacterized protein LOC135073932 isoform X2 encodes MSDSEYESAIVESRISKSERRNPALIIRSDSEAENGTRRDQAKTSKKKSNNRAPSKSDSEDDQPSKRSKAKTTKRKSTTSRSSKTATPKRRNTKKEEDLFGLVSEDEEDAAHANASRRAPSSQLPSSISSKVADGSVLRRAQLSGRYYAELRLYSTRDALDTRPETRYTKALVTLKLQLDPDQPEWDLLQKFLRRAKTTYFADSVPVFYNNKIN; translated from the exons AT GTCTGACTCCGAGTACGAATCTGCAATTGTcgagagtcgcatctcaaagtCAGAGAGGAGGAACCCAGCTCTTATTATAAG ATCTGACTCCGAAGCTGAAAACGGGACTAGACGAGATCAGGCAAAAACATCTAAGAAGAAGTCCAACAATCGAGCCCCGTCAAA GTCTGATTCAGAAGACGATCAGCCTTCCAAGCGTAGCAAGGCAAAGACAACCAAGAGGAAGTCGACAACATCACGATCTTCAAA aaCCGCTACGCCAAAGAGACGGAACACCAAAAAAGAAGAGGATCTGTTCGGGCTGGTCTCTGAAGACGAGGAAGACGCAGCTCACGCAAACGCGTCTCGCCGAGCGCCGTCGAGCCAGCTGCCGAGCTCCATCAGCAGCAAGGTCGCGGACGGGTCGGTGCTGCGGCGCGCGCAGCTGAGCGGCCGCTACTACGCCGAGCTGCGCCTCTACTCCACGCGGGACGCGCTCGACACCCGCCCCGAGACCCGCTACACCAAGGCGCTCGTCACTTTGAAGCTCCAGCTCGACCCGGACCAGCCCGAGTGGGACTTGCTTCAAAAGTTCCTCAGGAGAGCCAAGACGACGTACTTTGCGGATAGCGTGCcggtgttttataataataagattaactga
- the LOC135073932 gene encoding uncharacterized protein LOC135073932 isoform X1, whose protein sequence is MNLLRITCGFNREIIQFVLHITYIYKLIIFRSDSEYESAIVESRISKSERRNPALIIRSDSEAENGTRRDQAKTSKKKSNNRAPSKSDSEDDQPSKRSKAKTTKRKSTTSRSSKTATPKRRNTKKEEDLFGLVSEDEEDAAHANASRRAPSSQLPSSISSKVADGSVLRRAQLSGRYYAELRLYSTRDALDTRPETRYTKALVTLKLQLDPDQPEWDLLQKFLRRAKTTYFADSVPVFYNNKIN, encoded by the exons ATGAATTTACTAAGGATTACCTGCGGATTCAACCGCGAAATAATTCAGTTCGTCTTACacattacttatatttataaactaattattttCAGGTCTGACTCCGAGTACGAATCTGCAATTGTcgagagtcgcatctcaaagtCAGAGAGGAGGAACCCAGCTCTTATTATAAG ATCTGACTCCGAAGCTGAAAACGGGACTAGACGAGATCAGGCAAAAACATCTAAGAAGAAGTCCAACAATCGAGCCCCGTCAAA GTCTGATTCAGAAGACGATCAGCCTTCCAAGCGTAGCAAGGCAAAGACAACCAAGAGGAAGTCGACAACATCACGATCTTCAAA aaCCGCTACGCCAAAGAGACGGAACACCAAAAAAGAAGAGGATCTGTTCGGGCTGGTCTCTGAAGACGAGGAAGACGCAGCTCACGCAAACGCGTCTCGCCGAGCGCCGTCGAGCCAGCTGCCGAGCTCCATCAGCAGCAAGGTCGCGGACGGGTCGGTGCTGCGGCGCGCGCAGCTGAGCGGCCGCTACTACGCCGAGCTGCGCCTCTACTCCACGCGGGACGCGCTCGACACCCGCCCCGAGACCCGCTACACCAAGGCGCTCGTCACTTTGAAGCTCCAGCTCGACCCGGACCAGCCCGAGTGGGACTTGCTTCAAAAGTTCCTCAGGAGAGCCAAGACGACGTACTTTGCGGATAGCGTGCcggtgttttataataataagattaactga